In Carya illinoinensis cultivar Pawnee chromosome 6, C.illinoinensisPawnee_v1, whole genome shotgun sequence, a single genomic region encodes these proteins:
- the LOC122313989 gene encoding aminotransferase ALD1, chloroplastic-like, with protein MYNFSACSSLSFAIVLQPRMVQASLKAKRDGVGYRTKVPRNVNMENLQNGYLFSEISRCKLQHIEKFPNAKLISLGVGDTTEPLPDIIASSMAEYALALSTPEGYRGYGPEQGYEALRKAIAESFYKDISIKDTEVFVTDGAQCDITRLQLLLGANVTIAVQDPSYPVYQDSSIIIGQAGNYKDKALKCRNIEYMRCSPQNNFFPDLDTTSRADIIFFCSPNNPTGHAATRKQLEKLVEFARNNGSIIIFDSAYASYIMDDSPRSIFEIPGAREVAIEVSSFSKFAGFTGVRLGWTVVPEELLFSNGFPVRNDFDRIVCTCFNGASNIAQAGGLACLSSEGLKATKSMVQYYMENARILVDTFTSLGLEVYGGANAPYVWVRFPGSKSWDVFSEILEKTHIITAPGSGFGTGGEEFLRISAYGNRKCILEASRRLGSFFS; from the exons ATGTATAACTTTTCAGCTTGCAGTTCTTTGTCCTTCGCAATTGTATTGCAGCCTAGGATGGTCCAGGCCAG CCTGAAGGCCAAAAGGGATGGAGTTG GTTACCGGACAAAGGTACCCCGGAACGTGAACATGGAAAATTTGCAGAATGGATATTTGTTCTCTGAG ATTTCCAGGTGCAAGCTTCAACACATTGAGAAGTTCCCAAATGCGAAATTGATCAGCCTCGGAGTTGGTGATACCACAGAGCCTCTACCAGACATCATAGCATCAAGCATGGCagaa TATGCACTGGCCCTTTCAACGCCTGAAGGTTATAGAGGGTATGGACCAGAGCAAGGCTATGAG GCATTGAGGAAGGCTATTGCCGAATCATTCTACAAAGATATATCCATAAAAGATACAGAAGTTTTTGTGACGGATGGCGCACAGTGCGATATTACTCGTCTGCAG TTGCTTCTCGGTGCAAATGTGACGATAGCTGTACAGGACCCCTCTTATCCG GTTTATCAAGATTCAAGTATCATAATTGGTCAGGCTGGAAATTACAAAGACAAAGCTTTGAAGTGTAGGAACATTGAATATATGAGATGTTCTCCTCAAAATAACTTCTTTCCTGACTTGGATACAACGTCAAGAGCAGACATTATCTTCTTTTGCTCTCCGAACAATCCTACTGGTCATGCGGCAACACGAAAGCAGTTAGAGAAACTTGTGGAATTTGCAAGGAATAATGGTTCAATTATCATTTTTGATTCCGCCTATGCATCTTATATTATGGATGATAGTCCTCGGTCAATCTTTGAAATTCCTGGTGCCAGAGAG GTTGCAATTGAAGTTTCTTCTTTCTCCAAGTTTGCTGGGTTCACCGGTGTCCGTCTTGGTTGGACGGTGGTCCCTGAAGAACTCTTATTCTCAAATGGATTTCCTGTCAGAAATGACTTTGATCGCATTGTGTGCACTTGCTTTAATGGTGCCTCCAATATAGCTCAGGCTGGTGGACTGGCCTGTCTATCATCGGAGGGTCTGAAG GCTACAAAGTCCATGGTTCAGTACTACATGGAGAATGCAAGGATTCTGGTTGACACTTTCACTTCTCTGGGTTTGGAGGTATATGGAGGTGCAAATGCCCCTTATGTGTGGGTGCGTTTTCCTGGCTCAAAATCTTGGGATGTATTTTCTGAGATTCTTGAGAAGACTCACATAATCACAGCTCCAGGTTCCGGATTCGGAACAGGAGGTGAAGAGTTCCTAAGAATCAGTGCTTATGGCAACAGAAAGTGTATCCTTGAGGCCTCACGGAGGCTGGGGAGCTTTTTCTCCTGA
- the LOC122313880 gene encoding heavy metal-associated isoprenylated plant protein 3-like codes for MNMTTTKKMRGFKFMCQSPAATEVLCMTDDSRSVIVPRKSDQRTLRTSDNKRYLLSNGDYSRFVESPNYSKRLDISVPRLKREYQDADLNQQKPAHDLQIKPSSVLASSDNVYQVVVMRVSIHCQGCAGKLKRHLSKMEGVTSFSIELETKRVTVMGHVSPAGVLESISKVKKAEFWPTLASELTVESSIHPSITSND; via the exons ATGAACATGACGACAACCAAGAAGATGAGAGGCTTCAAGTTCATGTGCCAGTCTCCGGCAGCAACTGAGGTACTGTGCATGACCGACGATTCTCGCTCGGTGATTGTGCCCAGAAAGTCTGATCAGAGAACTCTCCGTACTTCTGATAACAAACGGTACTTACTCAGCAATGGCGACTACTCTAGGTTCGTTGAGTCCCCTAATTATAGTAAGAGATTGGATATTTCTGTGCCTCGCCTCAAAAGAGAATATCAAGATGCGGACCTTAATCAGCAAAAGCCTGCTCATGATCTCCAGATCAAACCATCTTCAGTACTTGCTTCCTCAGATAATGTCTACCAg GTTGTTGTGATGCGGGTATCAATTCATTGTCAAGGCTGTGCTGGCAAACTCAAGAGGCATCTGTCCAAAATGGAAg gagTTACATCATTCAGTATAGAGCTAGAGACAAAGAGGGTGACGGTGATGGGACACGTTTCACCGGCCGGAGTTCTGGAGAGCATTTCAAAGGTGAAGAAGGCGGAGTTTTGGCCCACCCTAGCTAGCGAGCTAACTGTTGAatcatccatccatccatcgaTTACCTCAAATGACTAG
- the LOC122313894 gene encoding high affinity sulfate transporter 2-like: protein MSRRVTDEMEIVSGPSSRRHSGRLPHIHKVERPPTQNLLRDIQDSLKETFFSDEPLRPYKDQPGPRKFLLFLQHFFPILEWGRTYNLTKFKGDLIAGLTIASLCVPQDIAYAKLANLEPQYGLYSSFVPPLIYAFMGSSRDIAIGPVAVVSLLLGTLLQNEIPDSQANYKLAYRRLAFTATFFAGITQFALGFFRLGFLIDFLSHAAIVGFMAGASVTIALQQLKGLLGINNFTKKTDIVSVMRSVGSSAHHGWNWQTIVIGLSFLALILFAKYIGKKNKKFFWVAAIAPLTSVIIATFFVGITHAEKQGVAIVRHIDRGINPSSVHEIYWTGEFLLKGLKIGVVAGLVALTEAVAIGRTFAAMKDYQLDGNKEMVALGSMNIVGSMTSCYVATGSFSRSAVNFMAGCKTAVSNIVMSCVVLLTLVLITPLFKYTPNAVLASIIIAAVVGLVDIEAVILLWKIDKFDFVACMGAFFGVIFKSVEIGLLIAVAISFAKILLQVTRPRTALLGKLPGTNVYRNVEQYSNATTVPGILIIRVDSAIYFSNSNYIKERILRWLSNEEEEAKKLNQSGIQYIVIEMSPVTDIDTSGIHSFEELHKTLHHREVQLVLANPAPIVIEKLYESKFVNLIGEDKIFLSVADAVTTLTPKTQEP, encoded by the exons ATGAGTAGGCGCGTCACTGACGAGATGGAGATTGTGAGCGGCCCTTCGTCCCGGCGCCATTCAGGGCGTTTGCCCCATATCCACAAGGTGGAACGACCTCCTACGCAAAATCTTCTGAGAGATATTCAAGATTCCTTGAAGGAGACTTTCTTCTCGGATGAGCCTTTACGCCCTTACAAGGACCAACCGGGTCCAagaaagtttcttcttttcctccaaCATTTCTTTCCCATTCTTGAATGGGGAAGAACTTACAATCTTACCAAATTCAAAGGTGACCTTATCGCCGGGCTTACTATTGCCAGTTTGTGTGTTCCTCAG GATATTGCATATGCAAAGCTTGCAAATCTGGAACCCCAATATGGGTTGT ACTCTAGCTTTGTTCCACCTCTTATTTATGCTTTCATGGGTAGCTCGAGAGATATTGCCATTGGACCGGTGGCTGTTGTGTCTCTGTTGCTTGGGACACTGCTGCAGAATGAGATCCCAGATTCACAAGCTAATTATAAACTTGCTTATAGGCGTCTAGCATTCACCGCTACCTTCTTCGCTGGGATCACTCAATTCGCACTTGGTTTTTTCAG ATTGGGTTTCTTAATCGACTTTCTTTCCCATGCCGCCATTGTCGGGTTCATGGCTGGAGCTTCTGTTACCATAGCCCTTCAACAGCTCAAAGGTCTTCTCGGTATAAACAACTTCACGAAGAAGACTGACATCGTTTCTGTTATGCGCTCAGTTGGGAGCTCAGCACATCACGgg TGGAACTGGCAGACTATAGTCATAGGATTGTCATTCTTGGCATTAATTCTGTTTGCCAAGTACATC ggaaaaaagaacaagaaattcTTTTGGGTTGCTGCTATTGCTCCTTTGACCTCTGTTATAATAGCCACATTTTTCGTGGGTATCACCCATGCGGAAAAGCAAGGTGTTGCAATT GTGAGACATATAGATAGGGGCATCAATCCATCCTCTGTTCATGAAATCTATTGGACTGGAGAATTTCTTCTCAAAGGTCTTAAGATTGGTGTCGTGGCGGGTTTGGTAGCTCTAACG GAAGCAGTAGCAATCGGAAGAACATTTGCTGCAATGAAGGACTACCAGCTGGATGGAAACAAAGAAATGGTGGCACTGGGAAGTATGAACATTGTTGGTTCCATGACATCTTGCTATGTTGCTACAG GATCCTTCTCTCGCTCAGCAGTAAATTTCATGGCCGGCTGCAAAACAGCCGTTTCCAACATCGTGATGTCTTGTGTTGTTCTTCTAACTTTGGTACTCATCACCCCATTGTTCAAGTACACCCCGAATGCTGTACTTGCTTCCATAATCATAGCTGCTGTGGTAGGCCTAGTTGACATCGAAGCTGTAATACTGCTGTGGAAGATTGACAAATTCGATTTCGTTGCTTGCATGGGTGCCTTCTTTGGAGTAATTTTTAAAAGCGTTGAGATAGGTCTCCTAATTGCA GTCGCAATATCCTTTGCCAAAATCCTCCTGCAAGTCACCAGGCCACGAACTGCATTACTTGGGAAGCTCCCAGGAACTAATGTTTACAGGAATGTGGAGCAATATTCCAATGCAACAACTGTTCCTGGCATTCTGATCATCAGAGTTGATTCTGcaatttacttttcaaactCCAACTACATTAAGGAGAG GATTTTAAGATGGCTAAgcaatgaagaggaagaagcaaAGAAACTAAACCAATCCGGAATCCAATACATTGTCATTGAAATGTCAC CTGTTACTGATATTGACACTAGTGGGATTCATTCCTTCGAAGAATTACATAAGACTCTTCACCACAGAGAAGTGCAG cttgttttaGCAAACCCAGCTCCAATAGTGATTGAAAAGCTTTACGAGTCCAAGTTCGTAAACTTAATCGGCGAGGACAAGATCTTCCTATCCGTTGCAGACGCTGTCACAACTCTGACTCCAAAAACTCAAGAACCATGA